The Methanofollis sp. genome includes the window ATAAAAGGGAAAGAAGGGGGAAAAACCCTGCGGCTTTATGCCACCGGGTCTTCCACTTCAGACTGGTTCACGCCGATCTTCTCCCAGTTGCCTGCGGCCGGGTAGAAGAGGGGTTCGCCGTACTTGTCAACGCCGAAGGTCTCGATCGTCTTCTGCGTCTCGGGCGTGATCAGGTAGTTGATCCAGTCCTTTGCAATGGTGGAGTTCACGCCGGGGTGCTTCTCCGGGTTGATCTGCATCGCCGAGTAAACGTTGAGGAGGACATCGCCCTCTGAGACAAGGGGCACGAGGGTGATCTTGTCCTTGCTCGCAAGGTAGGTGCCGATGTCGGAGAGCGTGTAGGCCTGCTTCTCGTCGGCCATCACCAGGGTCGCACCCATGCCGGTGCCGGCCTCGATGTACCACTCGCCGGACTTCTGGATGTCGGTCGAGTAGTTGAAGCCTGCGGCCTTCCAGATCGCCTTCTCCTTGGAGTGCGTGCCTGAGTCGTCACCGCGGGAGACGAACTTCACCGTCGCCGGGTCGGCGAGGCCCTTCTCCCGGATGGTGGTGAAGGCCTGCTCAGGGGTCATGTTCTTCACGCCTGCCGGGTCCGAAGCAGGGCCGACGATGACGAAGAAGTTGTAGGCGAAGACGCGGCGGTCGATGCCGTGGCCTGCCTCAAGGAACGCGTCCTCGCGGGCGCGGTCATGGACCATCATTACGTCCACGTCGCCGTTCTCCCCGTAGCCGAGGGCCTTGCCGGTGCCGGCCGAGAGGATATCGACCTTCGCATTGTACTTCTTCTCGAAGTCTGCCTTCAGGGCGTCGAGGAGGCCGGTGTCATAGAGACTGGTCGTCGTTGCGATGAGGAGAGTCTGCGTCTCTGCTGGAGCCGCGGTCGTCTCCGCCGCGGTCGGCGTTACCGTCGGCGTCGGGGTCACGTCCCCGGTGCCGGTACAGCCGCATGCAAATGCAGCAACGATCATGACTGCTGCAAAAAGCACAAAGATGCTCTTTTTCATGGTAATTTTACTATC containing:
- a CDS encoding substrate-binding domain-containing protein, whose protein sequence is MKKSIFVLFAAVMIVAAFACGCTGTGDVTPTPTVTPTAAETTAAPAETQTLLIATTTSLYDTGLLDALKADFEKKYNAKVDILSAGTGKALGYGENGDVDVMMVHDRAREDAFLEAGHGIDRRVFAYNFFVIVGPASDPAGVKNMTPEQAFTTIREKGLADPATVKFVSRGDDSGTHSKEKAIWKAAGFNYSTDIQKSGEWYIEAGTGMGATLVMADEKQAYTLSDIGTYLASKDKITLVPLVSEGDVLLNVYSAMQINPEKHPGVNSTIAKDWINYLITPETQKTIETFGVDKYGEPLFYPAAGNWEKIGVNQSEVEDPVA